The bacterium genome includes the window GCCCTTACACCTTCCTGCCTGAGTCCGGCTCCCGAGGCTATCCCTACCGTATCAGCGGGACGATACGCTCCTCTTTTTCTTCCTCGATGACGACCGTTTTCCTGGCCTCGAACCCTTCGTTCTGGATTCGGGTGACCTGCTCGTTAAGCCAGACATCGTCCTTCCTGGTGTGACAGCGGGCACAGGCCTGCACGATGGTGAGGTTCTCCTGGACCTTTACAGGGCTGAAATTGAAGTCGTGGTTCTTCTCGGCAGGCGCTTCCTGCCCTTCCATGCTCTCCCCGTGGCATTCGATGCAGGGGGGGGCCGGACGGCTGAAATCGAACCTGTGGTCGTGGATGCTGTACTCCTGACCGCCTTCGATAACGGTGGGTATGTGGCAATCGTCGCAGGTAGCCTGGCCTTCGGAGTGGAAAGCGTGATTGTTATAATTTTTATAGATACCGCGATGGCACGTGCCGCAGTACTCACTTCGGGTCATCGTTCTCGCTTCGGTCACCGTGATCCCACGGTCGAACCCGCACACCTCGCAGGCCCGGTCGGTGGCGTAGAACTTGTTGGCCCAGAACATGAACATCCTGTGGCGTTCATGGTAATCCATGGTCCCCCAGTACCAGCCCTTTGACTTGGGTTTGGGCATGAAGAACTCGGTATAATAATCGTTTAGATTCTCACCTGGGATGTAGCCAACAGGAAATGGGAAGATCTGGGTCTTTTTGTCCTTGCCGTCTGTGTGGCAAGCCTCGCAGATCATGTCTCGCAAGTTTTTGGAAAGGTTCCTCGGATTGACGATCTTCTCCGGGTCCCCGTCCGAATCGGCGTGCGCCTCTCCAGGGCCGTGGCAGGCCTCACACCCGATGGATTCCTCCTGGTAGGACCTGGTTTCCATGTCGAAGCCGACCGCGTGACATCCGTTGCAGTACAGGGGATAAGGCTGTTCGTTCCAGTTCCAGATGGAATACGGCTCCCACCTCTCCTCGGCGATATTCCAGTACTTCGGCAGAACGTAGAACTGCCCCCCCAGAAGGGTCATGTACTTCTGGATCCAGTGGCTGCCGATGGTGAAATAGATATCGCCTTTCTCGAAAGGTATGCTCGGCCCGAAATCGGTGGCCTCGACAGCCTTCGGGTCCTTCATGGCGTTGCGGAGCATCCTTGCATGGGGGGTACGGAGCCATTGGGCGTAAATTTCCTCGTGGCACTCCTGGCACTCCCACGAACCGATGAAACCCTCGGCCCCCTGCGCGTGAACCTGCGCGGGAATGAGGCAAAGGGTGATCAGGATGCAGATCGGCAGAAAAATGGACTGGTTCATGGAACGCTTCAAGGCCGGCCCCTTTGAGTAAAGTTCAATGATGCAACTAAATATCCAAGTGACTAAGTATGATAGAGTCGCAAAAAGTCCAATCCGGGACTTTTTGCTCCACGGAAAGGGAAAAGCGTCGTTTTCCCTTTCCTTACAAATCAATGACTTACGGTGTAAGTCATTGATTTGGGCGCCCCGCGCGGGGCGCGTTGATGGACTTTTTGCGAGTCCATCAAGTATCTACGTATCCAAGTTCCCAGATTTCCACCTGCCTGCGATATCAGGTTCTTACATAGGCACATAGATACCTGCATACCTGGATACACACAGATCTCCTTACTTCGGAACAGCCTGGATGAGGTCCTCGATGACAAAGGGGATCTCATCTTCACCGGGCGGAAAGTCGCCCACATGGCTGTACCTGACGACACCGTCGACACCGATGACTACCTTTAGGGGGATAGGGCCGGAAAGGCCGTAAATCTTTGTTGCCACCTTCAGCCTCTCGTCGATGAGGATCGGATAGGTGACACCGTTCTCCTCCACAACCTTGGCGATCTCGGTGTCATCCCCGGACTGCAGGGTGATGGCCAGGATCTCGAACCCCTGGTCCTTGAACTTGTCATAGTTCTTCAGGATATTGGGGATCTCGGCGACACAGATGTTGCACCAGGTGGCCCAGAACTCCAGCATGACCACCTTCTTGCCGAAATAGTCCGAGAGC containing:
- a CDS encoding multiheme c-type cytochrome, encoding MKRSMNQSIFLPICILITLCLIPAQVHAQGAEGFIGSWECQECHEEIYAQWLRTPHARMLRNAMKDPKAVEATDFGPSIPFEKGDIYFTIGSHWIQKYMTLLGGQFYVLPKYWNIAEERWEPYSIWNWNEQPYPLYCNGCHAVGFDMETRSYQEESIGCEACHGPGEAHADSDGDPEKIVNPRNLSKNLRDMICEACHTDGKDKKTQIFPFPVGYIPGENLNDYYTEFFMPKPKSKGWYWGTMDYHERHRMFMFWANKFYATDRACEVCGFDRGITVTEARTMTRSEYCGTCHRGIYKNYNNHAFHSEGQATCDDCHIPTVIEGGQEYSIHDHRFDFSRPAPPCIECHGESMEGQEAPAEKNHDFNFSPVKVQENLTIVQACARCHTRKDDVWLNEQVTRIQNEGFEARKTVVIEEEKEERIVPLIR
- a CDS encoding redoxin domain-containing protein — protein: MKKKKLVMATIFMLVVAPHATFCFPGVSEAQSTAMRVQIGQQAPDFTLKTLDGREITLSDYFGKKVVMLEFWATWCNICVAEIPNILKNYDKFKDQGFEILAITLQSGDDTEIAKVVEENGVTYPILIDERLKVATKIYGLSGPIPLKVVIGVDGVVRYSHVGDFPPGEDEIPFVIEDLIQAVPK